AATGTCTCAAGTCTCATGTCACGTGCACTTAGATATATGATGTTTTTCAAAAGAGGAGTCAGTACATGTTTTTATCAAGACCCCAAATATTAGGACGGGAGAATGTCCTGGTGGAattcctctgtccactctggtgaattcctctgtccactctggagtacATAAGAATAGTAGTAATCCTTGAGTCGCAAAGAACCGTCGGCATACCTCGAATGGATCTTTTTGGAAAGGGTGCAGAAGTGAGGTagcacctaatgctagtgggtgccaAGAAAAAGGCAATTAACTCGACGAAATACTGTTGCGTTATAATGAATATGAACATGATGCATTCATCACAGTGTACGGACTATTGgcgatgcggtaactagcaagaACACACAGTGCATAGGGAAGCCGTGATTTCTCCACCCATGTGTTATATAAAATGAACAAGGCCATGAGCgcatatgatataatatgatgtgtaatgatcaacatgaaaaatatgtcaaagatatttttctgaaaagtcTAATATCTCCGCTTCATGTTCTGAGAAAGGTAGAATTGCATATGCCAAGTCCTATGTTAGTACACGTCCATGCATTTATTTCATGGTTTACCATTATATAACTATGTTATCTATTGTATGTTGCGTGtttacttgctaagatttctcgaaatctcattgtggtagtttccactactatTCTccatggtagaagttgtgacaagaCATGAAGAGACCCCACATGGAGAAACACAAGGAGGTGCCGAAGAGCCGTGAAAGCTCATTTGAGCCCTCGCTGATAGATAGACTAGAAGCCGCCAACCAAATTATCACTGAGGTTTTGTAGCTCTTCGAGGAGCTAAAGAGGTTGCTTAATCAGTGCAAGGATAAATGAAAggaccacaaaaaaaaaaaaaaaaggttctatTTTGAAAGGGACGATATTACTTGTACTAGAAATGAATTAAGGTTTAAGCCTTTTGGAATGGTCCCTTGTTTTGGGAAAAATGTCAAACACTTATTTGGGTTGTTTCAAAAAATGTTATGACATGAACGACATTTGGGTTATgcttagtttttattttatggtaccATGCACTAACGCAACTTCTTTAAGCATtacttaattttatatgaaCCTTAAACTTTTCCGCTGCGatatattgcatactgctagtacAAATAGGTGCACTGCATCCTAACTGTCACGAtcggggtatgtagccttgagttacatgtcccaACATTTCAGTTTCTGTCtaatcccaagcgggggttgAGGGCGTCGCACCAACTGagtttgattttatgaaaaacttgcatattttgttatgaaaacaaCTTTAGTCATTTTCTGTCTGCACTATTCCTTGAATCTaaacaaggaaataaaatatttttctgtcatgaccCATGTAGACATGAACATTTTTCTACTATGTTCTCAATTGTATAAAGAGAACAAATATGAAGTCTAAAATgtatatgtaattatatgatatttgtcTACTCAGTATTTTGTTATGATATGACGTTGCATTTGATAAACCCTATGGCacttcacattctatttcttcTTGGTTGACCGCTACGGTTTGCACAACCTACCATGGGGATAAACATGGTATATCTATTATGTTTTGATGTTGTTCAGTGATGTATATGCAAAATGACTTTTGTATattgtattattgtaaataaatgtTTCTAAATTATCGTTCTGttattttgatattctattttgttttacattttgtaactagctcatgtttacacactagtttATGTTCACTACTTACTGAGTTCATGTTGATAACTTATCCGATTATctcaattattattcaaatgATTTTTAAGCTTGCGATAGTCGGAATGGATGGCATGGGACATGAATTCACTCCCTAACCCTCTGGATATGAGGTGTGACACGAGCTCCCTCATAAGCATTAGATTTAGTGGAGCCAGTACGATTTGCCCGAACTCCTACTATCTTCGGGCATGGTTCTTGTGCATGTAAAGCATACTCGGTCTCTATATATCTAACGTTCCCTCTACTAGTGCCTTAAAAGAAACACGCGTTTGCGCGGACGCATAAAtctaaaaagttataaatgCTTGGCTAGCTGTTATCAGGACTTGGCTCaatcccttaaaaaaaaaccacccaTTTGTTTGTGACAACAATTAAGAACGAGATAAtgatatcaataatatttttaaatgtttattctttcccagaaatttttttattttcctaggACTCTATGCATGGATCTTGATGACTACTTTATTGTATATTCCAAAATATGTTTGATCAATTGACTTTGGAAGGTcaacaagttttttaaaaagtttttgagTTTCCAgttaataattcttataaatacataatttttcgCTAACTCTAATTTGACATTGTACATCgagagaaatttttttatgcaatttcattacaagaaaaacgaaTATTTGTGACTGATTATTTACTACAAAAATGACTATATATTTGCGacaaaaacagactcattttaacaataaatagtcattttcgtaaaaaataactgatcacaatTAAGCAgttttgttgtagtgaatttGGTAAAAACTCACTCATTGATGaatttcaatatctaaaaaaacaaatcatgCAGTGCTCTATTTTGATAGTTGATTGAACTGaaattaacatatattaattaagagtCAATTTATTTACgtcattttttgtttatattttgttaaaaccGAATAGATACaagtttattttcaatataaataaaaaaatctaattaatattatttgaccttcatttttttgttaaaaccGAATAGATACAAGTAGATCCCGGCCGTGCATTGTTTGGACATATATATTGACTAGTGGCGCACGTACGATGATGTTTGTACGTACCCAGATCATAATCTGGGGACAAGCTCACGGGatcatatataaaacaaaacaccTCATTGTACTAGCTTTATACTATAAAATGGAATAGACGCGTTGAAGCAACGCATTCCTGATAAATGATAGCAACCAccactatatatgtatatatatacgagGGAAAGGAGAATAACTCATGCGTTCCATGCCATTGTGAAGTGAGGAGCTCTCTTGCTTGAATACTCCATTCTAACAGGCAAGCTTCAGCGTTCTTTATGATCTTCTTGTATTAATTGTTTAATAATCTCTTTCCAATTCTATCGGCcgttgtttattatatgtttgtgGCATTGGTATCATGACATACACATGATAACATGATACCAAATAGAAAATACCGCAATAATTAGACATTCCATTGCCATATATGCATCCGTTTTCCATGAATAATAAAGAACTGCATGCCAAGAACTAGGACTGAATTTAAAGAATGATGTATGAAGTGAGTTTCTTTCGATCGGTTTCTATTGATTGCTAGTGTTTCCCCAACCAGCTTATAATATCCGacaaccataaaaaatattagtagtGTTAGTAAGAGTAATAACTAGCCAGATGATATGGCTGATGATCTTGTCTCAatctaaaaaaaactatttatttgtgactagttatttcttgtaaaaataactatttatctattaaaataagtctGTTTTCGTCACAATTAgtcattttcatctcaaataatccgtcacaaatgtTCATTTTTCATGTAGTGATCTTCTTGTTTCTTGCTGCATGaggaaggaaaatatattttgatgctGATTGGATTAAATTGTGTAACCGATTGACTTTGGTTCTTTACTTTGTGTTGATGATCTTATTTTGTGTGATATGCAGTTTTTTTTTGTCTACTTATGTTGTACGTCTAGTAGCCAATGAATtaagtttatgtttttgtttccaTCTATATATACGCTTGCAATTTTGTAGCATTTAACTTCGAGTTGAAGAAAAATGGGAGGTGGAAAAGACAAGTATGGTTACCAGTCTAGTGACAAAGGGCTGCATTCAAACCTTGCTGGATATGGTGCTGGATACTACCCTCCACAGGGATATCCCCCTCAAGGATATCTCCCTCAAGGGTATCCCCCACAAGCCTCCTACGCAACTGCTGGATATCCTCCTCCTCCGGTTGGATACCAACCAGCCGGATATCCTCCCCCAGGTGGATACCCTACACCAGCCTATCCTCCCCCATCCGCTTATCCTGGTTCATCAGTTCCATATCAATCAGGTACGACATTTTCTCACTTGGGAAACTTGAATCCTATAGATAGCTATGCATTGTACTATCTGAtattaattcaataaaaaatgatacagaTGCAGTTTTTTGGCATAACGTTTTTAATAAAGTActagtattattttataattttaattgaattttgtTTGACTTTGTtggatttgaattaaaaaataataatatcttatcgaagaattgcataaaaattgtaaaatagttatatcTGAATCATTTCCCATCCGATAAGGATGAGTCATTATATGGTAGTACTGTCCatgctacaagaaaaatgtttatttgcaactagttatttctaataaaatgactatttccaattaaaatgaatctgttttcgttacaaataatcattttcgtcggaaaaaaaaatggttacaaatacctgtttttttttttgtagtatgGCTAAATATATGGACAATGGATTCATtggattgtattttttttgtttcccctTTCAGGACTGTTAGTAGTGGTGTAACTGCCATTTAATTTACTTCAATCATTGTGATTGTTTCTGATAATCAATATTATAACAGGGTATGGATCGATGGGAGGATTGCTAGCAACGGGTGCTGCTGCTGCAGCTGCTGCTTATGGTTCTCACCGGCTCTCCCACGGTGCTCATCATCCAGGATATGGGGGTTACTATGGCTATGGTTACGGAAAGCTTAAGCATGGAAAATATGGCAAGCGCTGGAAGAATGGCATGCTTGGGAAACATAAGTACAAGAAATGGAAGTGATGCAATGTGTATCGGTAGATGCAACGTTCATGGGGAGCTCAAGGCTTGAATGTTCTTAGCAAGCTTGGGGAACTTGTCCTCTATTAGTATATGGTCTTTCTAAAAGAACCATAAATAATCgtcttttatatatgaaaatggcACAGCTAGTGTTAGTATAATCGTTGTTGCTCTTGTTTCCTAAAGAGATATGCAAACGTCTCATGAATAAAAGAAGGctggatttggattttttttttttctcctttggtTTCATGTATGCATGGTTTCTGACTGAACTTCGCCTCAAGTTGCAGCCACTCGGTCCCTCATAAAGTTCAGAGGGtttataagttcaaaaattccACAGAAAcatattatctatataattttcGAGTCATTTTCTTTACTCATATTAGGTTACGTCAACCATTTTCCaaattaattttagaataaaatgtaGAAGGGCCTGGTCCATTAGTAATGGAAAGCCCCATGCTAAGTAAGGAAGTTGAAGACAAACCAACCTGGAAGGTGATAAAGGCAAAAGTAATGAACTGACATATTTTTGTGACATAAAACAAGTAGAATGCAATGAAAAAGGATAGATAAATCATAACGCAAAATAGATAactttcaaggaaaaaaaaaacagatggaTACAAAAGAAGGGACCTGTACAGATGAAGAGACGTGTTCTGTGTTCCAGATACTCTCTTTAGACTCCTTTATTCACCTCTAAATTCCAGGCTTTTATAAGAACCACATAGTCTTCAACCTCTCCTtaaccctaattttttttattgtactaAGAGCTATTTGAGATCACGAgagactaaaaaataaaaaaatactactgTGGATTTCGCCTTCAAAAGACCCATGTTGGTAGGCCTTTATGTCGACCTACTTAAATTTTTGTGCCTGTCTTTattcatattttcaatattttacatGTTATTTAATTTAAGGGTGAGCATCCAAGCATCACACCAATGCCAAAGCATCATCAAACTCCATTTGACCATACTGTTGGCCTTTAGCTTGTCGAAAATTGAATCAACAGTTGGCATCATCTATGCAAATCGATTTATTGCTCTCTAAACAAAGGTTGTTTGGCCTTGAGAGGAGATCTTCAGAAAACTAGATAAGTGATCTTATTAATCTTTGCTTGTCtaagtttcaatttcaataGTCCAAAATTGTCCAAAATTGTCACACCAGAGCCAGGCAACATGCACCTTGATTCTCAAAGTTGGTGGGCATTAACGTGCCAACCTAACTCGTGGGAGGATGAGCAGTCAGCTTGCCTACATGTGTGTAAGGCAATGGACAGGCACAAAGCTTGCCTTGGGTACCACTAGACTGTCAGCTTCATGAACCTGACAAATTCTCCCCACGAGATTAATTAGCTCATCCAAAAACAGGCACGACTCCTTCATGCAACCACGAGCATAAACAACTTGCCCCTAGTGGCTACCTATAGCAAGCACAAAACTTGTCACTATCTGGGAAGCTTGAAGCTCATCTCCCATCATGCCCCTAGTGGCGAGCATGAAGCCCACCAACACAAAAATTCTAGTGGACGAGCACAATGCTCACCCACGTACACAAAGTAGCAGGCACATCGCCTACCGCATCAGAGGACACATGCAAGGACAACAAGACTTTTCTAGCTTGTCCCTAGTGGCTAGGCACACCAAAAGTTGGAGGGCTTCTTGCCCACCACCACAAGCTCGCCCGTTGGAGGCCATTGCTTGCCTCAGCTCGCCCTCATGCCTATCAtaaacatctcaactcatctcaactcatcattacaactttttggTATGTCACCTTCTAGAGCATGATTAAGTTGTTGATAGTGTCCAGTCAATGTGGGTATCTCACTTGGACTTATCTCTGTAGATTCGTATCTCATTGAGAATTAGTTGGTTTCCATGTTGATGAGCCTTTCTAGGGTTTATCTTTGAGCCTATACAACGTTTTGCATAATTTAATCTTATTACATGAGTCTCATGTGCTGCTACCTAACATGTGTACCCAACAGTAAGGGTGGTAATATGTGACATGACTCGtgaattcaataaaaatacgaGATGAAACTAGCTGGTCTGGGCTTGAGTTTACCGGGTTTAAGTCAAAATGGATtaacccgttaagacacgatttataaaataatcaataacGAGTCAACCCGTTTTACACGAGACGAACCCATGATGACCCGTTTATATTTTTACTCACAATCACAATTTTATTGTTGCTTGGTTCTTATAGCtatgttgtgttttaaatttttctaattaaatatttggatttaggacaaaacttatattcctcatgtaaatcttggtgatttttagagttaggatgtgaaatctttaaattagaggtaaaatgatcattttcccacaaatagatgggtaaaatgataattttactttgAGTCagtgattttatatttctaagtaTACCAGTAAGGAGTTTCTAACCTTTAGAAATATCTCCTTATAGTTCTCATTATTTCACTCTTTAAGTCGTCACGCTACGATCATtataagttagcctctaacttactttcaGGGTATCTATGTGTATATGGTGGTAAGAGAAACCATCATCTATGTTATTTATGTATATGCAAATGTTACGTTATTTCATGCCATGATTTACTTCCagtacatatttatctgttgcACGTTATGCCACATTATGCCATGCTTAACCGTTGCACGTCACAATTATGCCATATTTATTTGTTACGcgtcatgttatgtcatatcgCTAATCTCATGTACACATCACGTCATGTCAAGCTATATcatatgtcatttcatttcactcCACGTCATGTCACAAGTTTGGACTTCGTCacgaaaaatagtattttcaaatcagtTGAGTATTTTACGTTTATCACGACTCCAAGTcctaggatgaggtaatatcctagtaAAACTTCATTATTCACACTGGTGTGAGATTTTCTGGGTTGATAAAGTACCGTCAACAGGCTTCAAATAGATTCTAAGTAACTGGTTGTCGGAGCGAAGTCAAGCACTAACGCCGATTGTGCCAAACCACaattcaatttcatgttattagCACTTGTGCAGGTGTAGATACTTGTCACAGGATGCGTACATTACGTATTCACAGCAGGTGCAGTTATGCGTGGTGTGATACGTATGTTAATATAATCACAGCTAGTGCAGATACCTGTAATATGATGTGGTATCGGCAAAGGCACGCGGCTCAAGAAGACTTGTGTAGCATCCACggttcatgtttaattaaacaATTATTCTgggaataagattccaagttaaAGTCCAGTTTCAAGCTCAGTTTAGATCCATTTCACGTTGAGTTCAATTTCAGTTCATGTCATATTTATTTCACGTCCAGTTTAATTCACGTTAGTTCAGATCATGTCAACTCATgtcttgttatttatttattttttttatatagaagaGTCGGTAGCCACATGTCTAATAATGGCCCcatcccaaatttattaatctGCCCTCATTTATAGCGGAAGAATACCGTAATTACAAACCAAGTATCTGGGAGTTTACAaataggaaataaaaaaatcctcccaaacacaaaacaaacaaagccaaaacacaaaaccaaaaGCAACAACAAACTCTAAACTGGCCTAGAATAAAAATCATCTAAACAAgcctaaagaaaaaaaaaaaaaaaaaaagaaaaaaaaaaacctaggtATGTATAGAAGGCAGCCCTGCCTTGTTGATCCGAATAACTCCCTTTAAAAACCTTGGCAAATGGTGGAAATCTTCAGAAATAACATTACTTCCTCACTCGCCTTGTTTAGCCAAAAAATCAGTCGCTTGATTCCCTTCTCTAAATTGATGTAAAACACGAATATCTATTCCTTGCATTtcagaaataaactcattccaATAGTCTCATAAATACCATAGAGTGCATTTACCTGTCCAAAACCAATCCACAAGTAACTaggaatcactttcaataattacattgaaaaaatatagttttttacaAAGCCGAATCCCTTCCAACATAGCTCTCAATTCAGCTCCATTATTAGTATCAACACCAAAATGAGCTGAGAAGGCTGCTTTGAAATTTCCATCCATATCTCGCAAGATACCCCCACCTCCCGAAGACCCTGGGTTATTATGACTACTCCCATTGCAATTAAGCTTGATCCATCCCGAAGGCGGCTTTGACCATTTCACTAGCAGACATTTCTGGGCAACAAGTTTTGGCATCtccaaatttaactttttaaacaaataaagatCATGCTCATTAAGTTGCCTATGCACTTTCAATTCACCCGCCATCTTATTTTGCCACATTTTCATTGAAGTCCACATTTATATTGCACTAGTTTTCAGCCCCTCCATACATACTTTACATCTCCTATTCCATAAATACCAAGCGATAATACAAGGTAGCATACTAATGAGATTACTCAcaaaagaagatattttttgtctaatttttttttatatttttaaatactgTAGGGTACTTGGATACACACAGAACCCCAAAGCCGAACCAAGTCCGGCCCAACGAAGGATTTAGGTTGATCTCGTGCTTACTATAAATACAATCTAAACAGTAAGATAAAACTACGGGAAACAAAGACGCAGAGTACACCGAGAACCGGAAAATGGCGTCGAACGCAGCAGCACCTTTTTGGAGAGCAGCGGGAATGACGTACATAACATACTCCAACATATGCGCGAATCTGGTGAGGAACTGCCTCAAGGAGCCATACAAAACGGAAGCACTCACTCGCGAGAAGGTCCATTTCTCCGTTTCCAAGTGGACCGACGGAAAGCCCCAGAAACCAAGTATGTTTACTTCAATCTAACTTTTCTCTATTTCTATCTGACTGCTTCGGATTATCTCTATCTGACTGCTAAAGATCGGATTGGATCTAGGGTTTCTTTAGCCGAGATTTTCTCAATCTCTCATCGCATTCACTTCGATGTGGTCATATAGACGATATTTATATGCGAATCTTTTGTTGTTGCAATCTGGCGTCTTTTTCATTGATTTCTAATCTCATTATTTCATTCCGATGTGCCTATCTGTGTGGGAGATAGTCTGATTTTGTTCTTCCAATTCTGTATGGAGGCCAACGAAACTCgagaagaaaattatttaaaaaatgatgaaggaAAGTTGTCTTCTTGAAAGGTGAAGCAGTTGAGATTTGGATTTCAGCTTTTGAATTGTAGCTTGGTCTTAGGTTATTCCAATATTCTAATGCCTGACCcttttgatactttttttttataagtaagaggtaaattttatttatacgaatgaaataggcatagcccggaAGTACTTGGTCCATGTTGGTTATTATGGAAATAAGCTGAAATTCTAAGTGCATGCTTGGACATGGACATGTTAGGAGTTCAATTGATTGGTCCCATATTGTTTTCCATAGTTTTGTATGCTTGCCCTGTTTCCTTGACTGTGAGATGCATGATAAATTTACTTTGTTGCTGAAAGATGATTGTTTTATGGGCTTTATTTGAAAGGCTTGTACAGGGAGTTATAATTTGACCATTATTTTCCTTTACTGCTACGACACTGGTAGTTGTTATTTTGGTGACTTAGCTCACCTTCTATGACGTTTCAATACTATGCAGCAATGCTTTCTTTGGATTGGCAATAAGTTTGGCTTTTTAAAGGTGTATTTAGCCTTTTGGATATAGAGGAAGGTTATTGTTCTTCTACTTACCTTTTAGTGCATCTTTTGAGATAGATTCATTTTAgttctttgaaaattttgaaccattttgttttttttatttatttatttttatttattcatttatttatttattattttttttttattaaatcttttggCTGGTGTGTTAGGGTGGGGGAGGAAGTGATGATTTAGATTTCTTCAACATGAGTATTTGTTTTACTAATTTTTgttcttcttatttttatattgtcaTGCTTTTGACTgttattagagagcaaaatatgctcacaatggattagccaggaatttagctacagtgactttcaaaagttgttCGAAATTTGAgggttactgtacatacatcaaatacatattttattaattatttctctctttttttctttctatcacatagtttatcacaattggtatattaatttgagttagtgatatattaatttaataagaatatgattattaattaatatataataggtagaatagtaaaatatgataaaataaaataaattaataattaaaaaaattaaatatttttgaaattattagttattcattactatataatgaataaatgtataatctaatatggagatttgatgtaaataaccaaaaccaaatttatcttatattattttattattatataatgaaaaaatagctattccaatgtggagatttatgtgaatggaatagccaaaagtcaaatttctcttacattcataaaaaatgtcctttagttttggctaatccaatgagagtgctctaatcTATGAGAGCATATGGATTATTAGTCATGCTATACTAAGGAAGTGTGGGCTCTTTGGTAGTGTTGTTACTGGTGTTTGCTCATTAGATGGCCCTTGTGGTGgaaatgataataatttatgaAGTAATAATGTGATTTTTGCATCTAGAAGGTGTCAATGTCTCTAAGAAGATGAatgtttttgttaaaagttttaaataagAGTGAAGAAGTGCTATCTGTGATATATAAGGCCTgctatttttttggaaaatatgtaaCTACCCAAAGAGATCAAGCCAAATGTTGGGGTTATAGTCTACGGACTAGTTAATGTTACAATTAGAGCCTGTTATGCTCATTATAAACAGAAGCAAAGTAAGTTGCCAGAAACCGCTCTCATACTAGATGCTGCTTCAGCTTCAGCCACTCAAGTTTTCGATATTCCTTTTTCTGAAATtacgaaacatatatatatttttttaattggatcAATACTTCCAATTTTTTGAGTAAAGAGTAAAGGATCCATGGATAGAGAAAAAACTTCTAATGCTAGAAGACCACTGGTAGACACCCAGGAACATGTGGCAATTCGGCCAAGATCTCTTCTTTCTTTGGTGTTATAATCTTTTCCTCATATCCTTAATGATCCCATTAGGCCATTCCGTTCTAGGTGTACTGCTTAAATCACACACTTCTAACTATAGATTGACTCTAATACCATTTCTATTGATCAAAGGAATGCCCAAACCACATTTGGGCATATACTAAAGTATGGATGGTCAATGTTACAATTGAAATAACTTGCAATGACTATATATCTCAAGAAGCTCTTCCTTGCAGGTAATGCTGATTCTTATTCCCCATCCtcaacctattttttttatagtggtAAAAAAGAAGCTTTATTAATGGGAATAGGCAAAGTCCAAGTATACAGTACATGTATAAGAGCAACACCTATGCCATTCACCACCCTCATACTAAATTTGGGGTGTTACATAAGTGGCATTAGATACGCTTGTTTGATTCTCTACTATTTTCTTTGATGAATGATTCTCTTAAGGCAGGCGAGTCATTGAATTAAATCCAATTTAAGATGGTTAACAAGATTCTATGTTACACATGACGATAGTGTGAGAACAATTGTGCTAATATAGGTGGCAGAAAAGGGGTCTTGtttgatgttagttttattcaATTATAGGAGTTAAGAATAATCTATACCATTCTTTAATTGTTAATGGACCATAGCTTGGATCCCTTTTTTAGGCTTTCTTGGGGATGCATGGTAACTGATTTTAGATTCTGTTTCAATTTCAAAACTGGTTTAGAAACTGGTCTCATGCATAAATTATTTGGCAGGGGTGGGTTTCGTGAGCAATTTTAAAACGTGTCAAAACCCcccatttcaaaaaataaaaaagcaaggGCAGTGGAGCAGTGGAGCAGTAGCGCAGTCGTGCTTGGAATGGGAGGCGAGATATGCTCTCAATGCTATCCCTGTGCAATGGGTAAGGTGGGGAATTGTCCCCCCTTGAGCAGCCCCTGTTCTGTTTGGGGATAGGATGGTGGACACCC
Above is a genomic segment from Juglans microcarpa x Juglans regia isolate MS1-56 chromosome 1D, Jm3101_v1.0, whole genome shotgun sequence containing:
- the LOC121234742 gene encoding ATP synthase subunit epsilon, mitochondrial, whose translation is MASNAAAPFWRAAGMTYITYSNICANLVRNCLKEPYKTEALTREKVHFSVSKWTDGKPQKPTVRSDTAED
- the LOC121241316 gene encoding glycine-rich protein A3-like, which produces MGGGKDKYGYQSSDKGLHSNLAGYGAGYYPPQGYPPQGYLPQGYPPQASYATAGYPPPPVGYQPAGYPPPGGYPTPAYPPPSAYPGSSVPYQSGYGSMGGLLATGAAAAAAAYGSHRLSHGAHHPGYGGYYGYGYGKLKHGKYGKRWKNGMLGKHKYKKWK